ACTATCTTGACGACTGACACGGACGACCGTACTTCCCAGCATCAATTCCGCGCCCTGTGACACTATGTTGTCACACATAACCTCATACATCTGTCCCGCACCCAAGACTGGAAAATGGAATTCCTCAACAAGACTTTTGATTCTGTTGCTCTTTCCACCTAACAAGGCATTTCGAAGCACCTCAAGAATATCTAAACCTTTGATCCTTTGCGCTGCCCATTCGGCTCCAATCTGACTACACGGAATTCCCCATACCTTTTCTGTATATGTCTTGAAAAAGATTTCGTATAGCTTGCGTCCAAATCTCTGAACCATCCAGTCCTCAAACGAAATGGCTTTCTCTTTTCTCTTCATCTGGGATATCACAAAAGAAAACATGACATTTAGCGATTCCACAGGGCCCAGCTTTGCCAACACATCAAGCGGCTTCACTGGATAGTTGAAATATTTATTTCTGTAGAATATTCGTGTTAGGCGGGAAACCGGCCTAAAATCTGATCCCAAGGTGTCAAGCCATATCTTATTTATTTCCTTGCTTTTGGTGACAAAACGGTGTGGGCCTAGATCAAATCTTGCTCCACCATGTACTTCTGTCCTCGCTAAGCCACCAACTGTCTTGTTGCGGTCTACAATCAAAATATCGGACACACCATGCCTGGTCAGTTCGAGCGCAGCACCCAATCCTGCTGGACCAGCACCCAGTATGCAGCATTCACAAGACCTCGAAACCACCATCTACACTCCAGTGTCTAGAATCGTTTTCGCTCCTGCTAAGTCTTTGCGTGCCCACAATACAAGTTTTTTGATCGCGCGGAAATTCGATTCTTGCCGCTTAAATAGCCCCTTATCTAAGTACTCGTCTACGAATCTTTCATAAGTCATTTCCGTTTCCCATCAGGAATATCTTTGGATTCTTGAGGAGATCTGTTTTACTTCTTCTCAAGCAACTCAATAATCCTGTTTAACTTAACAACAACGAGAACTGTGAATACTATGAACCAAATGGATGCTCCCCACCACAAGAACGACATACCTCCAAACCCCCACATACTACACCTCCTTCTTCTCCATAGGAGCCAGGTTCAACCCTGGCACACCTCGCCGTAGCTGCACGATTCGTCCACTTCTGTCAGTTCGACTGGCACGAATGCATTCTTCAGCTCGTCATCTCCGTAAAACTGAATGTGGATATAGTTTCCGCTGAGGCCGATAAGTTTGCCTTCTTTTCTCCTTGACTCCACCAGGCAGTCTAACTCCTTTCCCAGAAAGCCTCTCCTGTATTCAACCCATTTCTCCCTGCCAAGCTGCCTGAGCGTCGCTGCCCTCTCCTTCCTCACTTCTGGGCGAACCTGATCGCTCATGGACGCAGCCTCTGTACCAGATCTCGCTGAGAACGGAAAAACATGAAGGTAGGCCAAAGGAAGGTCACGGACAAATCCCAGTGTATTTGAGAAAGCTTGAGAGCTCTCTCCGGGAAACCCGGCTATCAAATCAGCACCGATGGCAACGACGGGACATGAGCGCACAAGCCTCTCTACTGCAATCTCGCAGTCTCTTCTTGTGTAGTTTCTGTTCATGGTGCGAAGAATGCCATCATCAGCACTCTGAATTGAAAGGTGAACGTGCGGGCACATCTTGGAGGAGCCGGCATAGAACTCCACCAATCGTT
This genomic stretch from candidate division TA06 bacterium harbors:
- a CDS encoding FAD-dependent oxidoreductase; its protein translation is MVVSRSCECCILGAGPAGLGAALELTRHGVSDILIVDRNKTVGGLARTEVHGGARFDLGPHRFVTKSKEINKIWLDTLGSDFRPVSRLTRIFYRNKYFNYPVKPLDVLAKLGPVESLNVMFSFVISQMKRKEKAISFEDWMVQRFGRKLYEIFFKTYTEKVWGIPCSQIGAEWAAQRIKGLDILEVLRNALLGGKSNRIKSLVEEFHFPVLGAGQMYEVMCDNIVSQGAELMLGSTVVRVSRQDSIIVAIDVRDPDSKVTSITAKHFFSSIPLKGLFNMLDPPESSRVEKSVEALRYRDHITVDLLVNGENLFPDQWLYIHTPHVQMARLVNYNNFSDAMVDAKNKSALSIEYFAFQNGGLWNRSDDSLRDLALTELDRIGLVKKKSVERSWVVREPEAYPMTYIGFQPHYDLLKSTIDEFTNLQPIGRAGMHKYNNQDHSIMSGILAARNYLRLPGSPYNLWDINIDAEYHEAIERPSH